From the genome of Mustela erminea isolate mMusErm1 chromosome 3, mMusErm1.Pri, whole genome shotgun sequence:
AGGGATGCACACTAGGTTTTGGGCCGTAATTTCTTTCAGCTGTTGAGTTCACCCAACCCAATGCTTGGGACTTTGGTAATCAGAGCTTATGGCGAGGCTAAGTTTCTCTTGGAAACATTTCCAAGTAATTTGAACTAGAGCCAGATACGTCTCACTGCCCATACTTGCCTGATAAGGTAGTGTCAGGTTATTCCTGCTGCCTGCGGTGATAGGCCTAGATTTAACTGTTCCATTCCCTCCTCGTCTTGCAAGCTCTTGAGAACATGGCAAGAGGCTTCTTTCTGGTCCAGCTTAGGAATGATTACGCCTTTTCTGTCAAAAGGGCTTCTCCAGGCCCTTTTGACATAAGTTTTGTCCTCTTGAGCACATGGTTGTGACCATGCTCAGGTGTTGTTTCATAAACCAGCTCATTAGTCCATGAAGTGTCTGGTATGGGGAGGGTGTGGcagtggtggggctggggaggtggagggTAGGGAAAGCAGCTGGGCTCAGGCCCGCACATCTAGGACATCTAGAGCAGAAAAgcagaggaggcagcagggggcATCTGGCCAGCAAGACTGTGGTAAAAGGGATAGTTGCAGGCTGCTATAGGCACAAGGGATGCCCTTAATTGATGACACAACACAGATCTCACTCCTGCCACTCAGAGCAGTTGGATTGATGGCCCCAGGTTCAGGCAGAAGTTGTGCAGCCTCGGAAGTCTCCTGGGCCTGGTCCCTGAGAGGGAGGTAACAGGGCCCCTGGCCAGTTTCCATGTGCTTTGGGGCTCTGTCGCTTCCTCTCGGAGGATGGGCCCctggaggcagccaggtgccctgtgcaTGCTAGGCTGCCTGTCTCTGAGATTCCTTTCGTTGCACCTGTGTACTCTGCAGGGTGctggggagggcctgggggagtccagggggctgggaggctgaGCGCGGCCGAGAGCCCTGGTGATGTAGGCGCTGGCTCCGCAGGACTAGCAAGCAGTtctgtggggaggtggggcagcAGGAGGTATGAGGGCGagtcctggggggctggggacccGGGGCAGCCTACAGCACTGTCATCGGAAGGAACGGGGCTGGGGCAGCGGCCTTCTCCGGGTAAGTACcgaatgcatttctttttcctcctaggAATAGTGAAGAGAGTTATCTGTAAACAGAGGGTGAATTCATAGTCATACACCACAACCAGAAAATGCTCTCCTTGCACAGGCCTAGCTGACCTCTCGTCCCCTCTCCCCAGGACTTGGGTGATGTGCCTGTGCCTTCAAACCTAGCATTGCAGTTCTGCTGGGCCTGGCCCAAACCTGGAACAGGTGTAGTACCCAGCACAGCCACAGGGTGGCACAGGAACCTCCTGTTGTCTGGGCCTTCTGTTTTCAGGGGGAAAATTATCTCCTAGTTTCGGCCTTGGAGCCTTTGCTTCACATGTTTGTGGGGCTCAGATCTGCATTAAGGCAAAGGGCTACACTGCTTGCGGATTCTTGGGTGGTGCTCAGACAGAATACCACAAATACGCTCCcagtgtgtgtacatacatacacgtCTGTACTACCCGAATTCCTCTTTGCCCTTGGAGAGGGAGCATGGTGGGCACTCTTGAGGGACTGGACAGTACTCCTTAGAGTCTGTGAATGTAATGCCTAGAGTAGGTTCAGCCCTACCAGACCTGGCCTCAACTTCAACCAGGCAAACTTCAGTCACTTGGTGTAGGGATGTATACCTTCTTTCACATACACATTTCTCTACTGTATGGGGAAACACATGGGTTTAGTGCTACAGAGCCTAAGTAAGACCCTTTCGCTAGGACAGCCCAGGGAtaccccctctttctttctccctaccTCTACAGTCCCCTCATTTCCAGTACAAGGTGAAGTACATGACCACTTGGCATCCAGGTTGTTCTCTACTACAGTCACCTTGgtgtggagggtgtgtgtgttttccccaaGTTTTTTAGATTTAAGGGTTCAGGAATCCTAACTTGAAGAAGTGAAGAAACTGGTAGACCACGGTGAGTTCTAGGCCTCGTAGCCAGGGGCTCAGGCCACTGATTGGGGTACATGAGATTGGCCTGCTGAGGATCTGCTAACCCTAGTCAGCATTAGGCCATCATTAACCGAGGACCCTGGGCAACAGGCACCAAAACTACCTTCTTGAATCTGCCTGccttttctagaacattctttctTCACTTCATTCTTAGGAGACATGGGTTCCCCAATCTGTGGGTATGCTTTGGGACTGGGGGACCAAAGGAGGGCTACAGGCCCAGCAGAACATGTGCGGAGTCAGGGAAGCAGCTTGAAGCAAAGGGAGGATGGTGGTGGGGACAAACCCACCTGCACGGACCACACCAATCCGTCTGCTGGTTGAGGCCAAAGCGAGCACGGCATTTCTTAGGCGAGCCAGGGTCTGCTCACAGCCATGCcagaggggcagagcagggcagagggcgAGCAGGCAGGCAGCAGGGCAGAGCAGGGCCCAGAAAGAAGAGGTAACATCAGTGTCAGCCAGTCACAGATACCCCGTAGGCCCCATAGGCAGAGGGCCTCTCCATGGCACAGCCAGCCCCCATGGGAGCCCCAGGACCCAGAGCCAGGTTATCAGGAAAGGTGGGCGGCACCTAGCTAGGCAGGAGAGGCAGTGGGAAGaacagtggagggagggaggggaatcCTATCAGGTTAGCTCCTCTTTCTGGTTGCAGCATGGGAGCTATGGGAGAGGGGCCCCGGGGAGGCCCTGAGGGCTGCCCACCCCACACATCTCCCTGCCCACTTTAtccagcttttcttcctttttgccagTGCCTACTCTGcctaaccccacccccacccccgcaaggTGTTTAAGCTGTAGCTTAAACCAGGTGGACAGTTAAGTCCATACCTCAGAAGAAGGGCTGAGGATTCTACCCTGCCTCAGTCCTAGCCTTGAGCTTCCCTGTGTGGGGGCCGGATAGCGTGAGACAGTCGTGGATGTGGAGTCTGAATTCGACTATCAGACTTGGGGCATGAATTCACCCATGGGAAGGAGACTTGAAGCAGTGTGTGGCTTCCTTGAGTCCTCCATACAGAGCACTCTGCACTGTCAAAATAAATGGATCGGGTAGCGGGGCTGGTGACCGAGTAACAGCCAGGCACCAACCAGCAGGCAGCGGGACTTCTGGCCTAGGCAGGGCTGCACCTCCACCCCCAAAGCCTGCGTGCAGGTCACAGCAGAACAACAGGCTCAGTTTCTGTGGCAGAGTCTAGCTGGGAGCAGGGCCTGCAAAGGTGGGAAGCTGCAGTAGGGCAACACACCAGTGTTACACTATTACAGGGACTTCCTATAGCTGTTCCTCACATGTGGGATCAGACTTGTGAGGAGTGGGCCTTGTTTCCAGAGGGCCTAAAGGTCTGTGGCTGAAtgttctgcccctccctctgggcCAGAGCAGGTGCTCATGGATTGCACACTTGGAGAGCAGTCTCCACTGCTGAGAGGAGGCCTCACCTGTATTGGATTCCTGGTGCTTTTCCCGAGACcgccttttcttcttcccctgcaGGGAACAGAGGGACGGATTCTGCTCAGATCTGGGAGGTGGTCCTTTGAGAACTCTAGTGAGTGAGTGGTTGGGAAACCTGCAGCCCAACCTGGCTGTTGCTGAAATTCTTGGGTACAGAGTTCCCTCCTCCCGAGGTGGCCTGGCATTTCTCGGTGGCAGTTTTTGCCAGGGTACCAAGGTACAGAGGATGGCACAGAGGCTCCTTCTCCATTTGCCTATATGGCCAAACACCAGGCAAGAGTCCAGTGGGGAGAGTACATCCCAGGGGAAAAGAGGACATGGGCCTACCTTCAGGGGCAGCTTCCCTTGCTTGGCTCTCTTCAGACTAGCCACATGAGGCCTTGGGCCCTTCACTCCACCACCTGCCCTCCTTAACTCTGCCTTTAGGACAGTGGTCTAGGGCATGGCATCTTGAAGGTTCCCCTCCCCGTCCCTCACTGGCCACTCACATAATTGTCCCGCGCTGACCAGCCTGGGTACAGCTGCATGTGCAGCTGCCTCTCCTTTCGGGCCAGCTCATAATACTTGGCTTGCTCTTCCCGAGACAGTGCATGCCACTGCAGTGGGGAAGAAGGGGTAGATGGAGTGTATCAAGGCGTCAGTCAAGGGCCACCCCTACCAGCCCACCTGCCCGTGGCCTCACCCTTCGACCCAAGATCTGGTTGATGGCAGCACTCTCCTTGAGTGTGCACTCTGCAATGACCTTGGCTCTCATCTCCTTCATGTACAGCATGAAGGCGTTGAGGGGCTTCTTGATGGTTGGCTTCTTGGCCTCCTTTTCCACCTTGGATTCTGCCTGTGTCTTCCTAAGGAGCACAAGTCCAGATCACTCAGGAGCCCCCCAGTGTCCACCTAATGCTGCTGCCTTTTTCTAGTTTGtgtccagtgtgtgtgtgagtgcatggaAACTAGGGTTTTgtaaatggtatctttttttcAGCTGCTCCAAAATGGAAGATCAGAACTATGTAACTCTTCCTTACAGGAATGCTGCAGCTAAGAGAAACATGTTTAAGGacttctcagcccctcccctgttGGCTCAAACCAATCTTTGTTCCCCACCTTATCCATTCCCTCTTGCTTCTAAGGAGTGTACGACTCTTGCtattggggttgtgagttcacgCCCCACActgggtgaagagattacttaaataaataaacttaaaaaaacaaaacattggtcTTTCAGTGGCAAGAACCACAAGATGGCTTGACCAGAGACCGCCCCTAACAGCCCCTAGAGCTTCTAGGCAGCAGGTGTAGAATCTGGTGGGAAGAATGTGTCTCTGGCTGATGAATGGATGGGCTCCTGAGTCTGCTCACTTGTTCCCCTCCCTCCACACTGTGCCTCTTCTCACTCACAGGCTCCGGTCATACGGCTGCAGTTCCTGCTTCCCTGAGGGAGGTACGATGGCCGGGTGGGGGATGGCTGCAGGGTGACCAGGTACACCAGAGCCCAACATCAGGGATGGGTGGGTGAACctaaaggcagaaggagagttAACACCGAGGCAGGAACATATGGGCCAGACCTTGGACGTCTGGAGGCCCCTGTACAGTACGCAAAGATGGggacacaccccacccccactggctTGCACACAGGTACACAGATACATACAAACACCTGCTCCCAACAGGTCACACAGACACACTGCACAGATCTGCATGCATGTCATTCAGGGGGCTATGAAGTCAGTCCTGAATAGCTTTGGAATCCGTTCCCTTACCTTACACTGTCACCAGTTCAACCTCCTGAGCCTGTGACTGCCATGGGagtccccttcctctcctgcttgAACCCTCCAGGCCTCTCTTCACACAACACTCAGAGggacttttaaaaacatctgagTGCTCTTGGCCACTCCTGCTGAAATTCCCCCATAGCCCACAGAATAAAACCCAGGATCCTCCACAGGACCTGCCCCACTCTGCATGAACACCCCGCTGAAAAAATCTGCTCCatcttttccccacttttttcttttctttttctttttttaaagatttatttatttgacagagacatcacaagtaggcagagaggcaggcagagacagagggaaggaggctccctgctgagcagagagcccactgtgggactcgatcccaggaccctgagatcatgacctgagccgaaggcagaggcttaacccactgagccacccaggtgcccattttccCCACTTCTTCATCACTTTACAGCCCTCGCCATCTCCAACCAGTTCTGTTCCCCTTGGCCACTTTACTCaggacatgtgactcttgaggAAGCTCTCCCTGTCCATGCCCCTGCCTTGGCTGGGGTCTGATTAGGATTATCCCATCACCCAGAAAGCCCATTTGACTATTAGTGCTCTGTCCATACCTCCCACCCTGGGCTGTGAACTCCAGTAGAGCAGGACATGTCTGCTGAGTTACTTGTTCCATCCCTGGCTTGGGTCAGTCACTGAAGGAGTGAGTGCAATGAAGGGactcatacatatacacacacctgtCACTTTGATTTTCTGCTCCTCTGTGGAAACCACAGTGCCCTTGCTCctttctctgagcagggagcccctaaGGGTCCAAGATTGGAGACACATGGAAAAGGTGGTGCCTCAGCTTGGGCAGAGCTCACGGAATGCCCAGGAAAGTGTGCCTGACCCGCCCTCCAGCAAGGAGGCACAGGAGAGGTGAGTGTACACACACCCGCACTTGGGCGGACTCAGGCATGCACAGAGGCAGGAGCACAAGCACATGTGGGCAGGCACTGTCCCTGGCTGCTCGAGGACACCTGGCTGCATGGTATGACCTGGGCTTAGGCCTCTAGCTCTCCCACTGGCTTCATTTTCAGGCACAGAGCAGCAGGGGCTGCAGAATgacagacggacggatggacagacaACTAGCACAGGGCAAGCACTGGCCTGGGCATGGCCTCGTGTGGGCACTGAAGCCTGGGCAACAGGAAGCAGGAGCCTGGCTGCAGGGTGTGGGACTCACCTGGGGTAGGGGGCGCCAGGGGctgcagtgggggcagggaagtgCTGTCTATATCCGCAGGAAGGGGACAAGGGGTAGAGAGGAGGACTGGGCCTGTGGTTGGGAGAGACAGCTGTTAGCAGTCCGGCTACTGGCCAGATGTGGGGACAGACTTCCCCCACAGTGCTTGGGCCGGACCCATGGTGGGCAGGGAATCGGTCTCTGCCAGGACTCTTCCAGTGTATGTACTGGGCATCTGCCACCAGAGGGCAACCTGTGCTGCCCGTTCTCCTCTACACACTTCCACTGGCGCCTAAGGGGCAGAAATGACAGCTTTCTCCCAGGATCCAGCTCAGGAGCTGtgcctccacccccgccccccagctcaCCTCTAGCCTTATTTCCTGGTCAATACAGGGCTGACATCTGCCTTAGGGCTTCTGCATCCACTGTTTAAATGACTGGATTATTTTGCTCCCCTTTGGATTCCTGGTCTCCCTTCAGGCCTTGCTTGGCTATGTGACCTTCTCTCCTGAAAGCCCTTGAAATGCTGAGCTGGATGAGGCACCGCTCTGGGCTCTTACAGCCCCCAGCGAAAGCACTGCTAACACTGCCCTGTAATTGTTGGGGGTCTGGCCTGGGTAGTGCACTAGGGCAATCAGGTGCTGAGAGAGCAGGGACCTGAGGCTGGCCAGCCATGCCTGGCCAACTTCATAGGTATTCATAGGTGGAGTCCTGATTGGTATTCAGAGTGGAGCACTGTCCGAGGAGAATCTGGAAATGGAGTGAGAGCTGAACATGGGTAAAGAGCACATGGATGAGGGCAGGCAGGTGTCAGGTTGGGCCTCCggccttcccttccttcctgggcaACCATGCTTTCCTGCTGTTGGGTAGGACTGCCCCAGCCCAGAGAGGCTCAGACCTGTCCGCTTCACTCTGTGGTTCATGAGCAAAGGGCCAACCAGCCTGCTGAGACTCCGCTCCAGCTGAAGACGGGCCCTTTGGCCCACAGTTGGGCCTGCTGACTTAAGGTTCAGGCTGGCTTTTGCTGGCCCAGCCTTCACAGACTCTAAGGCTCTCTAAGCCCCTGGCGAGGGGCTTGGGCTCAAGAAGGCAccagaggagacacagagaactctgctcttcagggagctcAGCCAAGGGACCAGTTGGCAGGAGGTAGGTAAGTAGAATGTATCTCTTTGCACACCACGTGGCTGAAAGGTAAAAGCCTATCTCATGGCCATTCATATTGTCAttgtcccctccctgctcaggcaggtctcccttttcttccttacctATTCTTACAACCCTGGGCAGCTCggtgtcccccaccccacaccactCAAGGCAGAGTTCAAAGTGTGGCATGACCAAGACCAGAAGCCAAGTGGAGTGCACTGGGCCATCTGGGAAATGGACAGAACTTCTGGCCAGCCCCTGGTACTGACACAGAGCTGGCAGCGGAGTGCTGGCAGAACAGGATGGAGGGAGGTAGTAAATGACAGGGCAAGTACGGGTCTCACCAGCGCAAAGTGCCCTCTTCCCACCGGGCCCACACTTACCAGCTCACAGTGTGGGGGAGTTGTCCCATGCTGCCTGAGGTCAAAGAGTAGAAGCCAGAGAGGTCGGGGGTCTGCAGAGGCCTGTGAACTCCTACAGTGGAGAGGGGCCAAGTGAGTGATCTAGCCTGACCTGGAAGCTACTTCTGCTAGTTACTGCATCCTAGAGCCGCCGGTGGGGCCTCTAAGATCTACCTCCATTTGCTACAGGACCAGACATACTGGTTTGTTCAGGACTATGCCAGTGTGATGACAGTGCTCCGTTTACAGGGCAGAGACTGGTGACTACCCTTAAGGA
Proteins encoded in this window:
- the TCF7 gene encoding LOW QUALITY PROTEIN: transcription factor 7 (The sequence of the model RefSeq protein was modified relative to this genomic sequence to represent the inferred CDS: inserted 1 base in 1 codon); translation: MPQLDSGGGGAGGGDDLGAPDELLAFQDEGEEQDDKSRDSAAGPERDLAELKSSLVNESEGAAGGAGVPGAGTGARDEAEVGGEALGREHASQRLFPDKLPESLEDGLKAPECASGMYKDTVYSAFNLLMHYPPPSGAGQHPQPQPPLHNKASQPAHSVPQLSPLYEHFSSPHPTPAPADISQKQGVHRPLQTPDLSGFYSLTSGSMGQLPHTVSWFTHPSLMLGSGVPGHPAAIPHPAIVPPSGKQELQPYDRSLKTQAESKVEKEAKKPTIKKPLNAFMLYMKEMRAKVIAECTLKESAAINQILGRRWHALSREEQAKYYELARKERQLHMQLYPGWSARDNYGKKKRRSREKHQESNTDPGSPKKCRARFGLNQQTDWCGPCRRKKKCIRYLPGEGRCPSPVPSDDSAVGCPGSPAPQDSPSYLLLPHLPTELLASPAEPAPTSPGLSAALSLPAPWTPXRPSPAPCRVHRCNERNLRDRQPSMHRAPGCLQGPILREEATEPQSTWKLARGPVTSLSGTRPRRLPRLHNFCLNLGPSIQLL